One Candidatus Methylomirabilota bacterium DNA segment encodes these proteins:
- a CDS encoding GNAT family N-acetyltransferase: MTVRIGQESPRQPEIVRLVEELDTYLGSLYPAESNHLLDIESLAQPDVRFFVARRVGETLGCIALRVDPAGWGEVKRLYVSPRARGLGLGRWLLSALEAEAQGERLPLLRLETGIRQPEALGLFRAAGFREIPAFGAYGPDPLSVFMEKALPITAPSAG; the protein is encoded by the coding sequence GTGACCGTCCGCATCGGCCAGGAGTCCCCCCGCCAGCCGGAGATCGTGCGCCTCGTCGAGGAGCTCGACACCTACCTGGGCTCGCTCTACCCCGCCGAGAGCAATCACCTCCTGGACATCGAAAGCCTCGCCCAGCCGGACGTTCGCTTCTTCGTGGCGCGGCGGGTTGGCGAGACCCTGGGCTGCATCGCGCTACGCGTGGATCCGGCCGGCTGGGGTGAGGTGAAGCGGCTCTACGTGTCGCCGCGGGCGCGCGGGCTCGGGCTGGGCCGCTGGCTCCTGAGCGCGCTGGAAGCCGAGGCCCAGGGGGAGCGTCTTCCGCTGCTCCGCCTGGAGACGGGCATCCGTCAGCCGGAGGCGCTCGGCCTCTTCCGCGCCGCCGGCTTCCGCGAGATTCCGGCGTTCGGCGCCTACGGGCCGGACCCGCTCAGCGTCTTCATGGAGAAGGCGCTCCCGATCACCGCTCCGTCAGCCGGTTGA
- a CDS encoding SDR family oxidoreductase, with amino-acid sequence MPALPGRVALVTGAASGIGRAAALAFAREGARVAVSDVAAEGGDETVRLIKAAGGEACFVRADVSREADVTAMVDETVRRLGRLDYAFNNAGVPGEQARTAEYSAETWARVLAVNLTGVWLCMKAEIPRMLAQGGGAIVNTASVAGLMGFPRHAAYTVSKHGVIGLTKTAALEYAREGIRINAVCPGYIRTGMTSPFLARDPGLEERVTRIEPIGRIGRPEEIAEAVVWLCSDAASFVTGQAVPVDGGLTAR; translated from the coding sequence ATGCCCGCGCTCCCCGGCCGCGTCGCGCTGGTCACGGGCGCCGCCTCCGGCATCGGCCGCGCCGCCGCGCTGGCCTTCGCGCGCGAGGGCGCGCGCGTGGCCGTGTCCGATGTGGCGGCGGAGGGAGGCGACGAGACCGTGCGCCTCATCAAGGCGGCGGGCGGCGAGGCCTGCTTCGTGCGCGCCGACGTCTCGCGCGAGGCCGACGTGACCGCCATGGTCGACGAGACGGTGCGGCGCCTGGGCCGGCTCGACTACGCCTTCAACAACGCCGGCGTCCCCGGCGAGCAGGCCCGCACCGCCGAGTACAGCGCCGAGACCTGGGCCCGCGTGCTCGCGGTGAATCTCACCGGCGTCTGGCTCTGCATGAAGGCCGAGATCCCGCGCATGCTCGCCCAGGGCGGCGGCGCCATCGTCAACACCGCCTCGGTGGCCGGCCTGATGGGCTTCCCCCGGCACGCCGCCTACACCGTGAGCAAGCACGGCGTCATCGGCCTCACCAAGACCGCCGCGCTCGAGTACGCGCGCGAGGGCATCCGGATCAACGCCGTCTGCCCCGGATATATCCGCACCGGCATGACCAGTCCCTTCCTGGCCCGCGATCCCGGGCTCGAGGAACGTGTGACCCGGATCGAGCCAATTGGCCGAATTGGAAGGCCGGAAGAGATCGCCGAGGCGGTGGTCTGGCTCTGCTCCGACGCGGCCTCCTTCGTCACCGGCCAGGCCGTCCCCGTAGACGGCGGCCTCACCGCCCGGTAG